The sequence below is a genomic window from Daphnia pulicaria isolate SC F1-1A chromosome 6, SC_F0-13Bv2, whole genome shotgun sequence.
CAGTTTGGAGAGGAATTCCCTCTTCTTGGTGGCAACACGAGCCTTGCGCTCTTCCAGGGTGAGCCTCTTGGCGTTCCAGCGCTTCTTCTTGATCTTGGATGGATCCTTGCTGGACTTCTGCTTCTCGGGGTCAGCTCGGATAGCTTCATGGGCCTTCTTGTACATGGTCTCGACCTGATGAATGATAATAGATAGAAActacgttttttttaatgaaaatcatATGAATAACTGAACTTACGGTATCGGCAACAATGCCATGCTTGATGAACTGAGAGAATTGCTTCTTGTaagcttcttcatcttcatccacCAATTGACGCATGTAGTCAGCAACATGGGCACCCATGATGTGCTTACGGTGAACTTCGGCGTTGAAATCCTTGGATTCGGAATCGTAGCCGGGGAAACGCTTGGTGCTGTGAGGAACGTCAATTCCACCATCGACGGCTCCCTTCATGGCGCCAAAGATGCGAGCACCGGTGGTGGTGCGGGCCAAACCGACATCGAGGCAAGCGCGGAATGCACCTGGTCCATCGTCAACATCTTCAACATTGAAGACTCCTCCAGTAACTTCAGTGCAGCCTTGGTAGATGGTGTCCAATTTGAACTTCTTCAACAGCTACAGGAAAATGTTGACAGTTTAATCATTGTACTGGTTTTTGAACAACACCGTCAAACTTACTCTTCTTGCGAGCAAAAGTCCAGTACAGTATGCAGCAGCATAGTTAGTCAACCCAACCTTGACACCGTAGTGAGGAAGTTCATGACTGTATGCAGCACAAACAATCACGTCTCCTTCAATACGAGCGTACGCTATCTGCAAGacaataataaattgaaagaTCAAAACATGAACAGACTGCAGTCAGTGGGTGATCCAAAAATTACCTGACAACAAATGTCTTTGTTGGTGAATCGAACAATCATGCGGTACTTAGGGGTGTTGTACTTGTTCTTGTCCTGAACTACAAGACGACGGCGGGCATAGTAATCGGTCTTTCCCTCACGACGCCTGCGGAACTTGACTTGAAACCGCTTGAAATAAGCCTTGTTCTTGATCACTTTAATAAATCcctgtaaaaaacaaacacgttAAGCGGCATGACAAGTCAAATTGTATCCAACGATATCACAACTTTAACACGACATCTATCATTATGCAACTTTTAAATTTGGTTAGGATGTTACTAGACATAAA
It includes:
- the LOC124343305 gene encoding 60S ribosomal protein L5-like translates to MGFIKVIKNKAYFKRFQVKFRRRREGKTDYYARRRLVVQDKNKYNTPKYRMIVRFTNKDICCQIAYARIEGDVIVCAAYSHELPHYGVKVGLTNYAAAYCTGLLLARRLLKKFKLDTIYQGCTEVTGGVFNVEDVDDGPGAFRACLDVGLARTTTGARIFGAMKGAVDGGIDVPHSTKRFPGYDSESKDFNAEVHRKHIMGAHVADYMRQLVDEDEEAYKKQFSQFIKHGIVADTVETMYKKAHEAIRADPEKQKSSKDPSKIKKKRWNAKRLTLEERKARVATKKREFLSKLEASAEADDE